The Acropora muricata isolate sample 2 chromosome 7, ASM3666990v1, whole genome shotgun sequence genomic interval GGTCATTCCTAGATCActcgaaacagagctgtagcaataAAAAGATAAATATCTCCTGATGTTTTAAACTGATTTATCATGTGATGAGtaggtaaataataatatttggtAGCCACAGGCAGATGTGGGCCTACTTTACAGACAGCAACTAAAACAGCAAATGAACTGAGCAGactaagaatcccaactggtagGAGgtagaccagttggctatgttcAAGCACAGCTGAGGAGTTGAATCAGAGACTTAACCTGGAACAAAACAAGCTGCGGCTGGTTGCTTGAaggctggttagcgctaaccattggttaagaactGTAGAAAGCGATACGTTCCTATTGTAGTTAGCACTGGTTAGCACTAATCAAGCTTTGAGCAACTCAGGCCTGATGGTTAGAGAAGCGTGAACTCAGGTTCCCTAGATTTCAAGTTCAGCACCCTAACCACTTGGCTAtgctgcttccttttttttttttttttttttttttttttttttcgctgaaatGTCTGAATCAGATTTGTCTGTCGATCTAACCCACTGATTTATCCTGTGATTTCTTGTTAATATAATTAAAGACCTacttcctttgttttttttttaattgcccGAGTTTGCCTTCCAAAATGTTAATGTAGTTGTCATGCCCTTTCCTTATTTTTGATGACAGAACTTCAAGAAAATGGAGTTGGTGGAGCAGGAACACAGGAAAATGGTACATCTGTGGTCAACAATGTGagtaaataaattatgttattctGTAGAAAAGAGGTAAATTATCCAATAACAACTAAATTAGACAATGTCTTTGTGGAGTGCTGTAGTTAATCAGGGCTGGAAATAATAGTTGGTCATAAGACATTGTCCAacccaattttgaaaatggccagccAACATTATATTTTGAATGGACACATTGTGTATGAAGGTATATCTATGACAAAATTCAATTCACAGAAATGGCAATACAATTAGTCGAATCAGACATTCAACAAGTCAAATTTGACAAGAAGAAAGCTACAAAAGGCGAAAAGCATTAATATACGTAAAGGCATCGTatacggaaaggcatcgtacagaAAGGCATCGTTCagaaaggcatcgtacggaaaggcatcgCACACAAAGGCATCGTACCgaaaggcatcgtacggaaaggcatcgCACACAAGggcatcgtacggaaaggcatcgtacagaAAGGCATCGTACATGAAAAAATAGAATTCGAATCCAGGGCTCACTCGGGTTCTTGTGACAACTTGTTTGAAATGGTGAGATATGGTTTTCGAGCGAGAAGTTCCTTGTTTGTCCCCACGGGACATCTTTATTCAGTACTTAAGGCGTGCCATTAAGAGAGATTTTACAGCAGCTGGAAAATATTTGAAGCCCCGAGAGTCTGGGATCGAGTCATTGTGCGGCGGATTGCGTGATGCTCTGCGTGATGCCTTTCTGTACGATGCCTTTGTGTGcgatgcctttccgtacgatgcctttccgtacgatgcctttctGAACGACGCCTTTgtgtacgatgcctttccgtacgatgcctttgtgtacgatgcctttccgtacgatgcctttctGAACGACGCCTTtctgtacgatgcctttccgtacgatgcctttccgtatACGATGCCTTCACGTATTTTTCGCCTTTAGTAGCTTTCTTCTTGTCAAATTTGACTTGTTGAATGTCTGATTCGACTGATTGTATTGCCATTTCTGTGAATTGAATTTTGTCATAGATATACCTTCATAACATTGACCCAACATctcaccagcacatcttgaattatcttcttcaaggtgttgtcaatcaataaattatgtccagttatatttgtaaaatgtcttaccaaaaggaaattttgaaaggaCACGATGCCCTATGAAATAAGAGAAATTTTTTCCAGCACTGTTAATGGGGGTATGCGTATTATATACAGCAAAACACGTACGCGGGCCATCAGCGAATCACTTCAAATTTCTTCAAGTTCGGCTAGCGCCAGAAATCAAATGCCAAATTTTCACTTGTCAGTTACAGGCCAGCGATTAGCTGGAGTTTATATAACTGCATTTATTATCAAGGCCTCCAAGAATGATTATTATCTTGAGTATTTCAGTCTtagcttttttccttttttacagCTGCAAACATTTGGTGCTCAAGTGGAAGCCAATGATAGAGTGGCAAGTATCTAGTTTTAATAATACTTAGTAGTTTAGTCATTTTTGTCAAGCGTTTCATCATTAAAACTTAAGATAAAGCACTGTATTTTGCACTACATAAAAATGTCGTTCAACTTTGTTATTCTATCCCCAATAATAACTGTAGCAGTGCATTTCTGTGGAGATCATGTAACCATTCCATTTGCGTCCGAGACTAAAGGTGCATTCGATTGAccgtattccggaataggaatatATGGAATATACGttagaaatcctttgtttttacggagattcacattaaaattgtcaaacatctgctaaaatgctattttaaacatattaattttatcatCCTTGCTGCTTCGAAACGTGCCAAACATACCGTTTGAATGATCACTCCACGCATTCTTATTCCGTAATAGGGTCTATCGAACGCGCCCTAAGTAACTCATTGCCACTTCCTGATctcaagccaaaaaaaaatgcacGGGTTCTCGAACAAGATCCCTTCCTACTCAGTTACATTGCAGATGAAATTTTAGGTGTTGTCTCTGCTTCTGTTACAGGTCATTTTGACTCCGGAGCAACAAGAGCGCATACGCTTAAACAGGGAAAAGGCGCTGGCTAAACGGAAAGCTTTTCAGGAAAAACAGGCTTCCCAGGTTCTCACTCAAACTGGATCAACAGGTAAAGTTCAGTATTTTAGTTTTATTCAGAGCATGTAACCAAAAGTGCTCCTGACCACGGTTTTCTGCACTTCATGGCGTTCTTTGAGGTTTTGTAACgtcaaaagagaacaaaaataCTTTATTTTAGTTATTCCTGGAACAAGTAACATTTGGGTGCTTTGTGCCAACATCTTTGACAGTCGCGAAGCTCAAACAAGGACGTTGTCGACAAAAGCGGGAACACGTCATCTGATGTAACTTCGCACTTCATCTTTTTCAGATATTCAAACTGAAGATTCAAACCGTGTTACGACAGAGACATCAAGTAACGCAAAGGAAGAGGACAATGGGATACATCATTCCTCGGAAAATAATCTCGTTGAGGAAAACGACATCGAAATGTTTGATGGTCTTCTAGACGAGAACACTGTGGCAAACGAATATCCAACGGCTAAACTTTCCTTTGCGGCTGCAAGAAATGAGGATAATATTAATATTGAAAATGGTGAAATGGGTGTCGAATCAGCGGATGAATCAGCCGAAAATATTGGTCGCGAAACGAGTTTTCCTGTCGGCCACAACGAATACCTTAGTAAAGCTTCATTTGATGATGACTTGAGTAACCCTTCTAAAATTTTGCCTTGCGAGACGAGTAGCGACGATTTAGCATCGAGCCATGCTGTGGAAGACACAGCTATTCCTTTCGTCAGCAATAATGATAAGTTTGTTAGGAGTGCGAAACAAGAAGGTGCAGTGCTCCAAGACGAGGATGGTGTCGAAACATTGGGCGTGGCGAACCTGCCTGCGAATCCAACCGGCGCGTCTGATGGTAACGAGGTCGACGACCCTTCAGTTGTCGAAATGGAAACCGAGTAAAACTTCATCGCCAGCGGCCTTCGCCCTTTTCCAGACTCGTACATGACCAAAGGTTCTTTATCTGAGACTTCAAACTTGTCGAAGGCAAGTTTGCAACATCTAACTGCAAATATTCAGTTATTGTGAGATTGCAGAAAATTACAATGAAACTGAAAGAGGAAAGAATAAACGGCTAGACCAGGAACTGAGTAATGATTTGCTCACAAGGAAGCATACAACCAATAACAAACCACAGAGTAATCGCTTCACTAGTCAAGCCCAAACTGTCTCCCTAGTGCTAACCACGACCGTCAACAAGCTAAAACACCTTGAGGGTGTATCTGCCAAAGGCCAACATTAATGTTGGGTTAGGTTTCTTTCAGTATTTGTAAAACAGTGACTTGTAGTATTACCTATCACATGAAACACAACGCTAGCGAACTGTTTCTAATAGGTATGACGTGTGCAAGCTAAAGTGAACCAACACACAAAGTTGATTCAACGATTCAACGAAAAAActattagttttcttttttgttttatcaatttAGGAATTTTAAATCATAAAAGTAGTAAAGAAAACTAGATCTTCAATATCCGTTTTTTATCGAGGCACAGAGTATCGAGTTAGCTATATCCCATCTCATTCAACAGAAATGCAATTGGAGTCGTTATGCGTTTCACCCTTTGCGATCGTTCACCGTTTGAAACAAAAAGGGCGCTTTTTTCATTATTCTAATTTTAATAGCTTCCCAGTAATGTGTACTTTTTGGGTTTTCATTAAATaaataacgattttttttaaaaaaatacggTTAACTGTCTCATCTCTTTTCTTGTCAAACCAAATGCTTGTATCTCAACGGAGTTTCGATATGACAGTGTGTCCTCAGtcaaatcatagttagtagagggactggtcccctctactaactattgTCAAATGTAGTAAACAAACGAGAACGCCTCAGTGAAGATGAATAGATCTCCAGcctgaaaatttattttccttcagATCACGTGATAATAGATAggggtttttttttcagtcacgtgaccaGCGGCCCTATTAATGGGTATGGtaatatatcttattagacgttttgttgtgtagtatcgctgagtatttttacgagttgtgccgtattttgacgagcccgtagggcgagtcaaaatacaaacaacgagtaaaaattctcagcgatgcttcacaacaaaacgtctaataagagatttattatccaacacgccaaatgtttatgtgcgtgcaggcgaatttcgcggatatttatttacggggaatgagtgacagaagtatgcgaagcggaacggaattggcgcgggaaatccagctaactgattggtcaacagcaggagaacaaggcaaactggttttcgtggtttcgaccacgccatcactggcgcaatttatttcacttttcacaacgggaaaaaatcgtctttcgatcgcctaaattacagatcaattcaagtttttcactttaagatttctgtcaagaaaaaacgtagaaaagaaattcctattgacaaacaaatttttttttcgtagcttgaatcaaattcgtcgcttgcgcgttgcgagaaaacctgcctaaccggtcctctagagtacaaataccgcgtgatatttgtactcgtcttgggcgttatttgtactctacaaagtgaagttggataataagaTATTTTATTTATCTATGCAGATTACACGGATGAGTACAAGACTCGTTTAAACGTGAATGTGCCAAGTAACTATAAATCCATACATACTCAAGacataaaataaataagtaggATGAAGTAAATAAGGGAAAAACTAGCCAAATAAAAATCCAAACTATGTACAAAAGTTACAATAACATTTATCTCCAACAGTCAAATGAAGATTATTTAGCATTGTCTTAAAAATCTGAAGAGATGGGGCTCTCCGAAAACAGTTAGGTAGTTTGTTCCATAATCTTGAGGTGATGTAAAGATATTTCCTATGCATAAATCTACTGTTATATGCAGGTTGATGAGGCTTGTTGAAGCCTTCAAGGTCATATTCGTTATTACCAAATCTGAACGTCTCCTTGATATTAATCGGTTCAATATAGTACATGGATTTGTAAAAAAGGGTGAGAGCATGAGACTATCTACGATGCTCTTGGGTCTTAAAGTCAACATGGGTAAGTAGGTCACTATATGAAGATGACTTGAGCATATTCATAAGAGATCTAATAATAGCGTACTGATTTATAAGCTCCATATTGATAGAAAGACCCGATGATAACCCAACTAAAACCCGGAGAACGGTATTCAAAGTGTGGTAACATAAAAATCTTGTAAATGTTAACCATCACTTCTAGGGTATGAATTTACAAACACTCCtaagcagtgccgtagcaagggtaatataagtggaggggggcacgcaagtgctggaggcgtgagccactagggggtctgggggcatgctcccccagaaaaatttgaaatctagagacttggaaatgctatttccagcgttctccaagagctatttgtgatttacgcatatcgcgaattatttacttcgtacactgtcttagcaaaccaatgtgcattgagagtataacactttcAACGTTAatttcaaaatagaaaaccaactatctctgtatcttgaaaccagcaaatgatattaaaatgtctgagttgccttagaggcaaacgtagacttcatcggcaggtcgttctttgaaaacttcccaCACAGTTGccttataatattttattttcaacattttatacaggtctgttttttaccttttaggaaaaaaactgggggggggaacgggccccccccggcccctccccttgctacggcactgctaaGAGTAGTAGTAACTTCGTACAGAGAACCACCTCCAAGGGTGGCCTAGTACGGTCAGCAATCAATTCGTAGTGTAGCGACTTGTCACCCAGTGGTAAGACTAGTTTTAGATTCATTTATACTTAAGGTGgtttactacagttttataagggttcaagaggtgtacaccataaatgtgcaaatttaatttatttttttgcatcaatattctgataacaaataaaaacccctatatgagacaattgctgcttcaaattaccatttgggaagttaaaggggcacgaaacgggaaaaccgtgcacgattagggggcctgggaacgaactggaaaagtgtgttttacgggaaactgacctgtacgaccacacctaaaattttgtctgtttcaccatTAAGTACCAGAGATCATCCttgcaaagtgaaaaaaaaaatctgcaaggcagttttttcataatttatgaaaaactcaaaaatcgactttttcataaattaggaaaaaactgccttgcagatttttttttactttgtaaggatgttctttggtagttaacggttaaacagacaaaattttaggtgtggtcgtacaggtcagtttcccgtaaaacacacttttccagttcgttcccaggccccctaatcgtgcacggttttcccgtttcgtgcccatttaacttcccaaacggtaatttgaagcagcaatggtctcatataggggtttttatttgttatcagaatattgatgcaaagaaataaattaaatttgcacatttatggtgtaCACCtattgaacccttataaaactgtagtaagccaccttaagtaaTTACATTTGAACCATGACCGAAGCACATCAAACTTGCTCTGAGCTCTTGATTCTAGCACTTCTTGATTAGAATGTGATAGTGTCCTACATCATCATAAAGCCTTAGCCTAGCATAgtcaataaaattaaacaaaaagaagtatTGGCACAAAACATAATTCAATTCCCGAGGATTGTTTTGGTCCAACAATACGGCcgtcgtttctttgtttagggTTCACCACTATGGCCGCCATGAGGGCATTTGAACACGACCAAT includes:
- the LOC136923412 gene encoding TIMELESS-interacting protein-like — its product is MSHVITFESDIAEDGAGNTHDLFDDDDPFNLPPPLPPLSPGRGDIENQNGTVDQNDGDTDKKEPPKKRKVNRSPRPKLDEVRLCGDRGIPALQHLCDGITFKGKGHEASDLRLLMQRYEYWAHRLFPKFPFVDVVEQVESLSAKKLVQNCIKRVRRGEEETVNDNDEDKSDAETGQNNNELQENGVGGAGTQENGTSVVNNLQTFGAQVEANDRVVILTPEQQERIRLNREKALAKRKAFQEKQASQVLTQTGSTDIQTEDSNRVTTETSSNAKEEDNGIHHSSENNLVEENDIEMFDGLLDENTVANEYPTAKLSFAAARNEDNINIENGEMGVESADESAENIGRETSFPVGHNEYLSKASFDDDLSNPSKILPCETSSDDLASSHAVEDTAIPFVSNNDKFVRSAKQEGAVLQDEDGVETLGVANLPANPTGASDGNEVDDPSVVEMETE